The following coding sequences lie in one Apium graveolens cultivar Ventura chromosome 3, ASM990537v1, whole genome shotgun sequence genomic window:
- the LOC141714989 gene encoding two-component response regulator ARR17-like: MISATKKNVSTSYYDDNLIDRKIVEKLLKNFSCKVTTAENGLRALEYLGLRDDDQQNTLNANGSKVNMIITDYCMPGMTGYELLKKIKESSLLKEVPVVIMSSENIPTQINKCLEEGAQMFMLKPLNQSDVKKLRGQLMKCGS, from the exons ATGATTTCTGCAACAAAAAAGAACGTGTCTACCAG CTACTATGATGATAATCTCATTGATCGCAAAATTGTCGAGAAACTCCTCAAAAACTTTTCTTGCAAGG TGACTACTGCAGAAAATGGTTTGAGGGCACTAGAGTATTTGGGCTTAAGAGATGATGACCAACAGAATACTTTGAATGCCAAT GGTTCAAAGGTGAATATGATAATAACAGATTACTGTATGCCAGGAATGACAGGCTACGAGCTACTCAAGAAAATTAAG GAATCATCACTGTTGAAGGAAGTTCCAGTTGTGATAATGTCATCCGAG AATATCCCAACTCAGATTAACAA GTGTTTGGAAGAAGGCGCTCAGATGTTCATGCTTAAGCCCCTCAACCAATCTGATGTGAAGAAATTGAGAGGTCAACTGATGAAATGTGGAAGCTGA